One window of Halopelagius longus genomic DNA carries:
- the polX gene encoding DNA polymerase/3'-5' exonuclease PolX, whose amino-acid sequence MSRNADVAALFEEFADRLAAKGVEYKPNAYRRAADNIRAHDRPIEGLAAEGEEAVAEIEGVGDAISSKVVEYFETGEIEELAELRDEMPVDIQALTSVEGVGPKTAGTLYEALGITTLDELEAAAEAGEIREVSGFGAKTEENILSNVAFARQAQERERIGDARPLADDVLELLRGDDAVSQAEVAGSIRRWRDTIGDVDVLVASEDAASVVETFTGWAGASTVIESGPEKASVRADGVRIDLRVVVPEEYGAALQYFTGSKNHNLKVRNVAIRRDLKMNEYGVFDVSDVEDPDADQRVGERIAGETEESMYAALDMPLIPPELREDTGEVEAALDGDLPDLIERSDLRGDLHTHTNWSDGRNSPEEMVAAAEERGYDYYAVTDHATGPGMVGGVGLDDDELREQMDALREAAADADLELLCGVEANIDAEGGIPTDDEVLAELDVVVASPHAALDQDPEAATERLIRAVEHPSVDIVGHPTGRLINDRAGLDIDVRRVAEAAAEHDVALEINADPARLDLHGERVKTAVEAGATVAVDTDAHRPETLDYARYGVHTARRGWCEPADVLNARDLSDLRSFLH is encoded by the coding sequence GTGAGCCGAAACGCCGACGTGGCCGCCCTGTTCGAGGAGTTCGCCGACAGGCTGGCGGCGAAAGGCGTCGAGTACAAGCCGAACGCCTACCGCCGCGCCGCGGACAACATCCGCGCGCACGACCGACCCATCGAGGGACTCGCCGCCGAGGGCGAGGAGGCCGTAGCGGAGATAGAGGGCGTCGGCGACGCCATCTCCTCGAAAGTCGTCGAGTACTTCGAGACCGGCGAAATCGAGGAGTTGGCGGAGTTGCGCGACGAGATGCCGGTCGACATACAGGCGCTGACGAGCGTCGAGGGCGTCGGCCCGAAGACGGCCGGGACGCTGTACGAGGCGCTCGGAATCACCACGCTCGACGAACTGGAGGCCGCCGCCGAGGCGGGCGAGATACGGGAGGTGTCGGGGTTCGGCGCGAAGACGGAGGAGAACATCCTCTCGAACGTCGCGTTCGCACGGCAAGCCCAAGAACGGGAGCGCATCGGGGACGCCCGCCCCCTCGCGGACGACGTGCTCGAACTGCTCCGCGGCGACGACGCGGTGTCGCAGGCGGAAGTCGCCGGGTCCATCCGCCGGTGGCGCGACACCATCGGCGACGTGGACGTGTTGGTCGCAAGCGAGGACGCGGCGTCCGTCGTGGAGACGTTCACCGGGTGGGCCGGCGCCTCGACGGTCATCGAGTCCGGCCCGGAGAAGGCGAGCGTCCGGGCCGACGGCGTCCGAATCGACCTCCGCGTCGTCGTCCCCGAGGAGTACGGCGCGGCACTGCAGTACTTCACCGGGAGCAAGAACCACAACCTCAAGGTGCGGAACGTCGCCATCCGGCGCGACCTGAAGATGAACGAGTACGGCGTCTTCGACGTTTCGGACGTCGAGGACCCCGACGCGGACCAACGGGTCGGCGAGCGAATCGCCGGCGAGACGGAGGAGTCGATGTACGCCGCCCTCGACATGCCCCTCATTCCGCCGGAACTCCGCGAGGACACCGGCGAGGTGGAGGCCGCGTTGGACGGCGACCTGCCGGACCTGATAGAGCGGTCCGACCTGCGCGGCGACCTGCACACCCACACGAACTGGTCCGACGGGCGCAACTCCCCCGAGGAGATGGTCGCCGCCGCGGAGGAACGCGGGTACGACTACTACGCGGTGACCGACCACGCGACCGGACCGGGGATGGTCGGCGGCGTCGGACTCGACGACGACGAACTGCGCGAGCAGATGGACGCCCTGCGCGAGGCGGCGGCGGACGCCGACCTCGAACTCCTCTGCGGCGTGGAGGCGAACATCGACGCGGAGGGCGGCATCCCCACCGACGACGAGGTGTTGGCCGAGTTGGACGTGGTGGTCGCCTCCCCGCACGCCGCCCTCGACCAAGACCCCGAGGCGGCGACCGAACGGTTGATTCGGGCGGTCGAACACCCGTCCGTCGACATCGTCGGCCACCCGACGGGCCGCCTCATCAACGACCGGGCGGGCCTCGACATCGACGTTCGACGGGTCGCCGAGGCCGCGGCCGAACACGACGTAGCGCTCGAAATCAACGCCGACCCGGCGCGACTGGACCTGCACGGCGAACGCGTGAAGACTGCCGTCGAGGCGGGCGCGACCGTCGCCGTCGATACCGACGCCCACCGACCGGAGACGCTCGACTACGCGCGGTACGGCGTCCACACCGCCCGCCGCGGGTGGTGCGAACCCGCGGACGTGCTGAACGCCCGGGACCTCTCCGACCTGCGGTCGTTCCTCCACTGA
- a CDS encoding DUF7310 family coiled-coil domain-containing protein, whose translation MAPNSTRGTAERRSTDRRTNSADFDALAARLDAVERAVTGDGDGVDSPATDTSAPADDDGETTGARVEDADADTAGRDAEMEALRDRVETLEAELDAVRGLLDGVRAVDESVERKADAALAAIERLESPEADGDELVVERVPVDDLSEAADEGTRADRTGTDASDAEEETDSLAARLRGAL comes from the coding sequence ATGGCTCCGAACTCGACGCGCGGTACCGCCGAGCGACGCTCGACCGACCGACGGACGAACTCCGCCGATTTCGACGCGCTCGCCGCCCGTCTCGACGCCGTCGAACGAGCGGTGACCGGCGACGGCGACGGCGTCGACTCGCCGGCGACTGACACGTCCGCTCCGGCGGACGACGACGGGGAGACGACCGGCGCGCGCGTCGAAGACGCGGACGCCGACACGGCGGGGAGAGACGCCGAAATGGAGGCGCTTCGGGACCGAGTCGAGACGCTCGAAGCCGAACTCGACGCCGTACGCGGCCTCCTCGACGGCGTCCGCGCGGTGGACGAGTCGGTCGAACGCAAGGCCGACGCCGCCCTCGCGGCGATAGAACGGCTCGAATCGCCGGAGGCCGACGGCGACGAACTCGTCGTCGAACGCGTCCCCGTCGACGACCTGTCGGAGGCGGCGGACGAGGGGACGAGGGCTGACCGGACGGGAACGGACGCCTCCGACGCGGAGGAGGAGACTGACTCCCTCGCGGCGCGCCTCCGCGGGGCGCTCTGA
- a CDS encoding DUF5788 family protein yields MKEFERKQLLERANREAATIGADIPDVIDVQGEEVELRDFVFEIKRRDTVPEGEKERVETAKRNLRRERLQRLQKIEDNEVSFEEGEKLVESIIGIDRALNALEQLRPKDLEQEEKMQEAADKKRWMNFLKQALGRDDASSKRRGGRP; encoded by the coding sequence GTGAAAGAGTTCGAGCGAAAGCAGTTACTCGAACGCGCCAATCGCGAGGCGGCCACGATAGGCGCGGACATCCCCGACGTTATCGACGTGCAGGGCGAAGAGGTCGAACTCCGCGACTTCGTCTTCGAGATAAAGCGCCGCGACACCGTCCCCGAGGGGGAGAAAGAGCGAGTCGAGACGGCGAAGCGAAACCTCCGGCGGGAGCGCCTCCAACGCCTCCAGAAGATAGAGGACAACGAGGTGAGCTTCGAGGAGGGCGAAAAACTCGTCGAGAGCATCATCGGCATCGACCGGGCGTTGAACGCCCTCGAACAGCTCCGGCCGAAGGACCTCGAACAGGAGGAGAAGATGCAGGAGGCCGCCGACAAGAAGCGCTGGATGAACTTCCTGAAGCAGGCGTTAGGTCGCGACGACGCCAGCAGTAAGCGGCGCGGAGGCCGCCCGTGA
- a CDS encoding tubulin/FtsZ family protein gives MKTVLIGVGQAGGKLTRELADFDSRMGFGAVLGAVGVNTAEADLQELPFETVLIGQDRVKGHGVGGDNELGAEVMQSDKQEVLAALEGRITAEAEAIFVVAGLGGGTGSGGAPVLVKELKRIYDVPVYALGVLPGRNEGAMYQVNAGRSLKTVAREADSLLLVDNDAFRATGESLGEGFDAINREIAQRVGLLFASGEAVEGVGESVVDSSEVINTLRSGGIAALGYASGESAENAEGNINTVMSTTRRALMTGTSLPEANEADAALLVVAGVPDKIPRKGVERARRWLEEETGSLQVRGGDFPLDSDRIASLILLGGVERSDRLEKFMARAKEAQKEAEEEAEKQEDPADAWRNDELEDLL, from the coding sequence ATGAAAACCGTCCTGATTGGCGTCGGACAGGCGGGTGGCAAGCTCACCCGGGAACTGGCCGACTTCGACTCTCGAATGGGCTTCGGGGCCGTCCTCGGTGCCGTCGGAGTCAACACCGCAGAAGCAGACCTCCAAGAACTCCCGTTCGAGACGGTCCTCATCGGACAGGACCGCGTGAAGGGTCACGGCGTCGGCGGCGACAACGAACTCGGCGCGGAAGTGATGCAGTCGGACAAACAAGAGGTGCTCGCCGCCCTCGAAGGTCGAATCACCGCCGAGGCGGAGGCCATCTTCGTCGTCGCCGGACTCGGCGGCGGCACCGGGAGCGGCGGCGCGCCGGTCCTCGTGAAGGAACTCAAGCGCATCTACGACGTGCCCGTGTACGCCCTCGGCGTCCTCCCCGGCCGAAACGAGGGCGCGATGTATCAGGTGAACGCCGGCCGGTCGCTGAAGACCGTCGCGCGCGAAGCCGACTCGCTGCTCCTCGTCGACAACGACGCGTTCCGCGCCACCGGCGAGAGCCTCGGCGAGGGGTTCGACGCAATCAACCGCGAAATCGCCCAGCGGGTCGGCCTGCTGTTCGCTTCGGGCGAGGCCGTCGAGGGCGTCGGCGAGAGCGTCGTCGACTCCTCGGAGGTCATCAACACGCTCCGCTCCGGCGGCATCGCGGCGCTCGGGTACGCCTCTGGCGAGTCCGCCGAAAACGCGGAGGGGAACATAAACACCGTGATGAGCACGACCCGTCGCGCGCTCATGACGGGGACGAGCCTGCCGGAGGCGAACGAAGCCGACGCGGCGCTTCTCGTCGTCGCGGGCGTCCCCGACAAGATTCCGCGCAAGGGCGTCGAGCGCGCCCGGCGATGGCTCGAAGAGGAGACGGGCAGCCTGCAGGTCCGCGGCGGCGACTTCCCCCTCGACAGCGACCGAATCGCGTCGCTGATTCTGCTCGGCGGCGTCGAACGCTCCGACCGACTGGAGAAGTTCATGGCGCGCGCGAAGGAGGCCCAGAAGGAAGCCGAGGAGGAAGCCGAAAAGCAGGAAGACCCGGCGGACGCGTGGCGGAACGACGAGCTCGAAGACCTGCTCTGA
- a CDS encoding alkaline phosphatase family protein, giving the protein MGLFDRLRGKDEPRVAFIGIDGVPFSLLSENPDEFPNMARLADEGSAGEIESIVPPESSACWPALTTGVNPGETGVYGFQDRENGSYDTYVPMGRDVQATRLWDRVTESGRKATVMNVPVTFPPQRNVQRMVSGFLSPSVEKAAYPDDFRDKLEELNYIIDVNAKLGHQDDKSEFVENAHETLDRRFDAFSHYIQQDDWDLFFGVFMTTDRLNHFLFKDYERDGENKEAFMEFYRKVDDYLGQIREMLPDDVTMVVASDHGFTSLDYEVHCNALLEEEGWLSYEDDDHEQLADISDDTLAYSLIPGRFYINLEGREPRGAVPEEEYEERRDELKEMLENLEGPDGNKVAARVVEKEEAFRGDHDEIAPDLVVVPNNGFDLKSGFKGHDEVFGQGPRNGMHSFDNASLYIDDPDASIEDANLYDITPTILDLMGVDYGRPDFDGASLLNQ; this is encoded by the coding sequence ATGGGTCTGTTCGACCGACTGCGCGGGAAGGACGAACCGCGCGTCGCCTTCATCGGAATCGACGGTGTCCCGTTTAGTCTCCTCTCCGAGAACCCCGACGAGTTCCCCAACATGGCTCGCCTCGCCGACGAGGGGAGCGCGGGGGAGATTGAGAGTATCGTCCCTCCCGAGTCGTCGGCCTGTTGGCCGGCGCTGACGACCGGCGTCAACCCCGGCGAGACCGGCGTCTACGGGTTCCAAGACCGGGAGAACGGCTCCTACGACACGTACGTTCCGATGGGGCGAGACGTGCAGGCGACGCGCCTCTGGGACCGCGTCACGGAGTCCGGCCGGAAGGCCACCGTGATGAACGTCCCCGTGACGTTCCCGCCGCAGCGGAACGTCCAGCGCATGGTCTCGGGGTTCCTCTCGCCGAGCGTCGAGAAGGCCGCCTACCCCGACGACTTCCGCGACAAGCTCGAAGAACTGAACTACATCATCGACGTGAACGCGAAGCTCGGCCACCAAGACGACAAGAGCGAGTTCGTCGAGAACGCCCACGAGACGCTCGATAGGCGGTTCGACGCGTTCTCCCACTACATCCAACAGGACGACTGGGACCTCTTCTTCGGCGTCTTCATGACCACCGACCGGCTGAACCACTTCCTGTTCAAGGACTACGAACGCGACGGCGAGAACAAGGAGGCGTTCATGGAGTTCTACCGGAAGGTCGACGACTACCTCGGCCAGATTCGGGAGATGCTCCCCGACGACGTGACGATGGTCGTCGCCTCCGACCACGGCTTCACCTCGCTCGACTACGAGGTGCACTGCAACGCCCTGCTCGAAGAGGAGGGGTGGCTCTCCTACGAGGACGACGACCACGAGCAGCTTGCCGATATCTCCGACGACACGCTGGCGTACTCGCTCATCCCCGGCCGATTCTACATCAACCTCGAAGGCCGCGAACCCCGCGGTGCGGTTCCCGAAGAGGAGTACGAGGAACGCCGCGACGAACTGAAGGAGATGCTCGAGAACCTCGAAGGCCCCGACGGCAACAAGGTGGCCGCCCGCGTCGTCGAGAAGGAGGAGGCGTTCCGCGGCGACCACGACGAAATCGCGCCGGACCTCGTCGTCGTCCCGAACAACGGGTTCGACCTCAAATCCGGCTTCAAGGGCCACGACGAGGTGTTCGGACAGGGGCCGCGGAACGGCATGCACAGCTTCGACAACGCGTCGCTCTACATCGATGACCCGGACGCGAGCATCGAGGACGCCAACCTCTACGACATCACGCCGACGATTCTGGACCTGATGGGCGTCGACTACGGCCGCCCCGACTTCGACGGCGCGAGCCTCCTCAACCAGTAA
- a CDS encoding CPBP family intramembrane glutamic endopeptidase: MFGYRTLRNSLARLTWVQRSLLLGFLLTVLWGVWTVPPDDLTYRVVRDVIVFVVFPGALAITHGRNLGWRVDRTVLRNTVLLALFVLPFYLVGSSLPSIRAYYPMWETSAALGEFLPHALKQLIVVIAAETYYRGLLCVGVGDELGFKSVFISPVVYAFHHLGKPPIELLLSGPTDVLFGAVDYKSDSILPSVVAHGLGLGLLDWLVLHDPLLPPEQVAAWFRWLQVPL, translated from the coding sequence GTGTTCGGATATCGGACGCTTCGGAACTCGCTCGCCCGCCTCACGTGGGTTCAGCGCTCCCTCCTCCTCGGATTTCTCCTGACGGTTCTGTGGGGGGTCTGGACCGTCCCGCCGGACGACCTCACGTACCGCGTGGTCCGCGACGTTATCGTGTTCGTCGTCTTTCCGGGCGCACTCGCCATCACGCACGGGCGCAACCTCGGATGGCGCGTGGACCGGACGGTGCTCCGAAACACCGTCCTGTTGGCCCTGTTCGTCCTCCCCTTCTACCTCGTCGGGTCGTCGCTCCCCTCGATACGGGCGTACTACCCGATGTGGGAGACCAGCGCCGCCCTCGGGGAGTTCCTGCCGCACGCCCTCAAACAGTTGATCGTCGTTATCGCGGCGGAGACGTACTACCGCGGACTGCTCTGCGTCGGCGTCGGCGACGAACTCGGCTTCAAGAGCGTGTTCATAAGCCCCGTCGTCTACGCGTTCCACCACCTCGGAAAACCGCCGATAGAGCTCCTCCTCTCGGGGCCGACGGACGTGCTGTTCGGCGCGGTGGACTACAAGAGCGACTCGATTCTCCCCTCGGTCGTCGCCCACGGGTTGGGCCTCGGACTCCTCGATTGGTTGGTCCTGCACGACCCCCTGCTGCCGCCCGAACAGGTCGCCGCGTGGTTCCGGTGGTTGCAGGTGCCGCTGTAA
- a CDS encoding DUF302 domain-containing protein has translation MALPFDPDSLDSDDIGEKRATLHMDHEEAVEHVREAFTDAGFGVATEFSPSELLNEKVDADRDPYYVLGACNPQMADEVLDATDNRMGALFPCNVVVWQEEPGVQTVYHVSIMRIGRLTGVAPDDEAMAEIIEKTGELADEAYANLDAAE, from the coding sequence ATGGCACTACCGTTCGACCCCGACAGTCTCGACTCGGACGACATCGGCGAGAAGCGCGCGACGCTCCACATGGACCACGAGGAGGCGGTCGAACACGTCCGCGAGGCGTTCACAGACGCCGGGTTCGGCGTGGCGACGGAGTTTTCCCCCTCGGAACTACTGAACGAGAAGGTGGACGCGGACCGCGACCCCTACTACGTCCTCGGGGCGTGCAACCCCCAGATGGCCGACGAAGTCCTCGACGCCACCGACAACCGGATGGGGGCGCTGTTCCCCTGTAACGTGGTCGTCTGGCAGGAGGAACCGGGCGTCCAGACGGTCTACCACGTGAGCATCATGCGAATCGGCAGGCTCACCGGGGTGGCACCCGACGACGAGGCGATGGCCGAGATAATCGAGAAAACGGGCGAACTCGCCGACGAAGCGTACGCGAACCTCGACGCCGCCGAGTGA
- a CDS encoding DUF5615 family PIN-like protein → MAEDPETAGADSDPADENRLLLDSMLGKLATYLRMCGYDAAYVLDSGEDPGDEQLLERAQKEHRTLVTRDEQLARRAPESVFLRTKDIEAQLREFRDAGYDVSLSDEPVRCGSCNGRVVPVGDEADVPAYAPDAEEAKRYRCRDCGQVFWRGSHWTDVAERLDGLAE, encoded by the coding sequence ATGGCCGAAGACCCGGAGACTGCGGGGGCCGACTCGGACCCCGCCGACGAGAACCGCCTCCTCCTCGATTCGATGCTCGGTAAACTGGCGACGTACCTGCGGATGTGCGGGTACGACGCAGCCTACGTCCTCGATTCGGGCGAGGACCCGGGCGACGAGCAACTCCTCGAACGCGCGCAGAAGGAGCACCGAACGCTCGTCACGCGCGACGAACAACTCGCGCGGCGCGCCCCCGAGAGCGTCTTCTTGCGGACCAAGGACATCGAAGCGCAGTTACGCGAGTTCCGCGACGCCGGGTACGACGTGAGCCTGAGCGACGAACCGGTCCGCTGTGGGTCGTGTAACGGGCGCGTCGTCCCCGTCGGCGACGAGGCGGACGTGCCGGCGTACGCGCCTGACGCGGAGGAGGCGAAGCGGTATCGCTGCCGCGACTGCGGGCAGGTGTTCTGGCGGGGGAGTCACTGGACCGACGTGGCGGAGCGACTGGACGGGCTAGCGGAGTAA
- the nreA gene encoding DNA repair protein NreA, translating to MRLDEYMDLEAEGERAKRRRLAQEKSYDILDHLEQFQHRFEETVQGDSLFGSVSPSIFVGTSNYPNVSTGILSPVGHEDDAARFETSAGWYDEGVSIDDVFQRRTSLLNSNQTTKSVEVHDAWDGFLGVQREVAIADRPVSVEIGLDGTPDIDFDVTENDIATPTGPRARAQSADLAENPHVPRPVEKTLEDDDWNAEGAMNYLYRRGFDVYDINTILSAGALGQGRNRKLVPTRWSITAVDDTVGKFLRGGIQTNPSVNSVEIHREEFLGNAFWVILAPGDWEYELVELKAPGSVWNPDPDAGMWLAADREGFEGRTGYVEETAGAYHASRLGVLEHLEERGRQAKALVVRHVSDDYWGPVGVWQVRESIRNAFDGEHAEAETFAAAVRQVAEYLPVSLADLRRKSTMASGLQMNLADFS from the coding sequence ATGCGCCTCGACGAGTACATGGACCTCGAAGCGGAGGGCGAACGCGCGAAGCGTCGCCGCCTCGCCCAAGAGAAGTCCTACGACATCCTCGACCACCTCGAACAGTTCCAACACCGGTTCGAGGAGACGGTGCAGGGCGATTCGCTGTTCGGGAGCGTCTCGCCCTCCATCTTCGTCGGCACTTCGAACTACCCGAACGTCTCGACGGGCATCCTCTCGCCCGTCGGCCACGAGGACGACGCCGCCCGGTTCGAGACGTCCGCCGGGTGGTACGACGAGGGCGTCAGCATCGACGACGTGTTTCAGCGACGGACCAGCCTCTTGAACTCGAATCAGACCACGAAGTCCGTCGAGGTGCACGACGCGTGGGACGGGTTCCTCGGCGTCCAACGCGAAGTCGCCATCGCCGATCGGCCGGTGAGCGTCGAAATCGGCCTCGACGGGACGCCGGACATCGACTTCGACGTGACCGAAAACGACATCGCGACGCCGACCGGTCCCCGCGCCAGAGCCCAATCCGCCGACTTGGCGGAGAACCCCCACGTCCCCCGTCCGGTGGAGAAGACGCTCGAAGACGACGACTGGAACGCCGAGGGTGCGATGAACTACCTCTACCGCCGCGGGTTCGACGTCTACGACATCAACACCATCCTCTCGGCGGGCGCACTCGGACAGGGACGGAACCGGAAACTCGTCCCGACGCGGTGGTCCATCACCGCCGTCGACGACACCGTCGGGAAGTTCCTCCGCGGGGGAATCCAGACGAATCCGAGCGTGAACTCCGTGGAAATTCACCGCGAGGAGTTCCTCGGAAACGCCTTCTGGGTGATTCTCGCGCCCGGCGACTGGGAGTACGAACTCGTCGAACTGAAAGCGCCGGGGAGCGTCTGGAACCCCGACCCCGACGCGGGGATGTGGCTGGCGGCGGACCGCGAGGGGTTCGAGGGACGCACCGGGTACGTAGAGGAGACGGCGGGGGCGTACCACGCCTCCCGACTCGGCGTCCTCGAACACCTCGAAGAACGCGGGCGGCAGGCGAAAGCGCTCGTCGTCCGGCACGTCTCCGACGACTACTGGGGACCGGTCGGCGTCTGGCAGGTGCGGGAGTCGATTCGGAACGCCTTCGACGGCGAACACGCGGAGGCGGAGACGTTCGCCGCCGCCGTCCGTCAGGTCGCCGAATACCTCCCCGTCTCGCTCGCCGACCTGCGGCGGAAGTCGACGATGGCCTCGGGTCTCCAGATGAATCTGGCCGACTTCTCCTGA
- a CDS encoding DUF7139 domain-containing protein: protein MTSLSEVYHGEGRSGPSLRRLTFGLGLFLVGALLVIAGIVVASTDLLIGAGTTLGDVRELGGILGGVGVPAVFLGVFAVLPSGRLTKAAAVVGAAIALMGVVLFSHAYPCQWSGATCGQGLTELTLPTVAVYFLGTITTFWCLFVGVANFKTRNDPGGTATVEVTKKGETRYVEVERSRGGLGGIGFFGGQPDGEVDTQTAPNSAESSGSSATPSRTNPSPASTASMSDGGTDAQSLSSPMDSPGQSQSTPTDTYCGNCDHFEYVRTDEGIQPYCGRHDELMDDMDACDEWTPR from the coding sequence ATGACCAGTCTCTCGGAGGTGTACCACGGGGAGGGACGTTCGGGGCCGAGCCTCCGGCGACTGACGTTCGGACTGGGGCTGTTCCTCGTCGGCGCACTCCTCGTCATCGCCGGAATCGTCGTCGCATCGACGGACCTTCTCATCGGGGCCGGAACGACGCTCGGCGACGTCCGGGAACTCGGCGGTATCCTCGGCGGCGTCGGCGTCCCCGCGGTGTTCTTGGGCGTCTTCGCCGTCCTTCCGTCGGGTCGGCTGACGAAGGCCGCCGCCGTCGTCGGCGCGGCCATCGCGCTCATGGGCGTCGTCCTGTTCTCGCACGCGTACCCCTGCCAGTGGTCCGGTGCGACCTGCGGGCAGGGACTCACCGAACTGACGCTCCCCACCGTCGCCGTCTACTTCCTCGGAACCATCACCACGTTCTGGTGTCTGTTCGTCGGCGTCGCCAACTTCAAGACGCGAAACGACCCCGGCGGAACCGCCACCGTCGAGGTGACCAAGAAGGGCGAAACCCGCTACGTCGAAGTCGAACGCTCCCGCGGCGGACTCGGCGGCATCGGCTTCTTCGGCGGCCAACCCGACGGCGAGGTGGACACCCAAACCGCCCCGAACTCGGCCGAATCCTCCGGTTCGAGCGCCACCCCCTCCCGAACTAATCCCTCGCCGGCGTCTACGGCGTCGATGTCGGACGGCGGCACCGACGCGCAGTCGCTCTCCTCGCCGATGGACTCCCCCGGGCAGTCCCAATCGACGCCGACAGACACCTACTGCGGCAACTGTGACCACTTCGAGTACGTCCGAACCGACGAGGGCATCCAACCCTACTGCGGGCGACACGACGAACTGATGGACGACATGGACGCCTGCGACGAGTGGACGCCGCGCTGA
- a CDS encoding DUF5789 family protein — protein sequence MADEEEDEGPVVELGEETPVEGQPIARVASRLTWPKQASWVERQEGDAVIRTPSGPQTLSDVLDRVDETYFDKRQTFIEEVRSVVGTGPVETE from the coding sequence ATGGCTGACGAGGAAGAAGACGAGGGACCCGTCGTGGAACTCGGCGAAGAGACGCCCGTCGAAGGGCAGCCAATCGCGCGCGTCGCGTCCCGACTGACGTGGCCCAAACAGGCCAGTTGGGTCGAACGGCAGGAGGGCGACGCCGTGATTCGGACGCCGTCGGGCCCGCAGACGCTCTCTGACGTGCTCGACCGGGTGGACGAGACGTACTTCGACAAGCGCCAGACGTTCATCGAGGAGGTCCGGTCGGTCGTCGGGACCGGACCCGTCGAGACGGAGTAG
- a CDS encoding DUF7344 domain-containing protein — translation MDDDVRRLNALANTRRLLVLLSLKENETPMSIDALATDVAMKETDFPNEDLSDRHIDSVLISLHHAHLPKLESEGLVAFSDGETRVALADDLGDAENILDAVFEGKET, via the coding sequence ATGGATGACGACGTACGGAGGCTCAACGCGCTGGCCAACACGCGTCGTCTACTGGTTCTGCTGTCGCTCAAAGAGAACGAGACGCCGATGTCGATAGACGCCTTGGCGACGGACGTGGCGATGAAGGAGACGGACTTTCCGAACGAGGACCTCTCGGACCGCCACATCGACTCCGTTCTCATCTCCCTTCACCACGCTCACCTCCCGAAGCTCGAATCGGAGGGTCTCGTGGCGTTCTCCGACGGCGAGACCCGCGTCGCCTTGGCGGACGATCTCGGCGACGCGGAGAACATCCTCGATGCGGTGTTCGAAGGCAAAGAGACGTGA
- a CDS encoding DUF7311 family protein, whose translation MIRLLLAATLAAALLAAALPAVEDARADRAATNLDADAERMVRAVESLAYGDDPTLSLSTAPRRTVRVSVPARSWTAAGVSYVAVGGKPGERGSRPVLTYALSGGRETVRRLSLPVPLRTPDGPVVLRGSGSHALSFSLLSRPEGPVVVVRRA comes from the coding sequence GTGATTCGGCTCCTCCTCGCGGCGACGCTCGCCGCCGCACTCCTCGCGGCGGCGCTTCCGGCCGTCGAGGACGCCCGCGCCGACCGCGCGGCGACGAATCTCGACGCCGACGCAGAGCGCATGGTCCGGGCCGTCGAATCGCTCGCGTACGGCGACGACCCGACGCTCTCGCTCTCGACGGCCCCGCGGCGGACGGTCCGTGTCAGCGTCCCCGCACGTTCGTGGACTGCCGCCGGCGTCTCGTACGTCGCCGTCGGCGGCAAACCGGGGGAGAGGGGGTCCCGGCCGGTTCTGACGTACGCCCTCTCCGGCGGCCGGGAGACGGTGCGGCGACTGTCGCTGCCGGTTCCACTGCGGACGCCCGACGGCCCTGTCGTCCTCCGCGGGTCGGGGTCGCACGCGCTCTCGTTCTCGCTTCTCTCCCGACCCGAGGGACCCGTCGTCGTCGTTCGACGGGCGTGA